A single window of Methanofastidiosum sp. DNA harbors:
- a CDS encoding nitroreductase family protein, with translation MDFLELCEKRYSCRKYLEKGVEREKIERCLEASRLAPSAVNAQPWSFIVIDDPELKESVAKETFDKVASFNKFSLAAPVLVALVNENPLMTSFLGRFSQGRDYTLMDAGIVASHFCLKATEEGIGTCILGYFNENNVKKILNIPRNKSVSLIIAVGYPADSPRKKNRKPIEKIRKYNI, from the coding sequence TTGGATTTTTTAGAACTTTGTGAAAAAAGATACAGCTGCAGAAAATATCTTGAAAAAGGTGTTGAAAGGGAGAAGATTGAAAGGTGCCTTGAAGCTTCAAGACTCGCACCTTCTGCAGTAAATGCCCAGCCGTGGAGCTTCATAGTTATAGATGATCCAGAATTAAAAGAGAGTGTTGCAAAAGAGACTTTTGATAAAGTGGCGTCATTTAATAAATTCTCACTCGCAGCCCCGGTGCTTGTTGCTTTAGTAAACGAGAACCCCTTAATGACAAGCTTTCTTGGAAGATTTTCCCAAGGTAGGGACTATACCCTTATGGATGCAGGGATTGTGGCCTCGCACTTCTGCCTTAAGGCAACAGAAGAAGGCATTGGAACGTGTATCCTTGGCTATTTTAACGAAAATAACGTTAAGAAGATTCTTAATATCCCAAGAAACAAGTCAGTTTCACTTATTATTGCTGTTGGTTATCCTGCCGATTCTCCTCGAAAGAAGAATAGAAAACCTATAGAAAAAATAAGAAAATATAATATCTAA
- a CDS encoding 30S ribosomal protein S19e, which yields MTTVYDVPADMLIDGVKEELKNDKNLAPPQWATFAKTGSSREKAPDQNDWWYIRAASIMRKVYVYGPVGVETLRVDYGGKKNRGVKPEKFRKSSGAIIRKIFAQLEKGGYITKAEKGRIISSQGMSLLDKKASEIKTQIAVDIPELNKY from the coding sequence ATTACAACAGTATATGATGTTCCTGCTGATATGTTAATCGATGGTGTTAAGGAAGAGTTGAAAAACGACAAGAATTTAGCACCACCCCAGTGGGCAACTTTTGCTAAGACCGGATCATCAAGAGAGAAAGCTCCAGACCAGAATGACTGGTGGTATATAAGAGCGGCATCTATAATGAGAAAGGTATATGTTTACGGGCCAGTCGGTGTTGAGACATTGAGAGTCGACTACGGCGGCAAAAAGAACAGAGGCGTAAAGCCTGAAAAGTTTAGAAAATCATCTGGGGCAATTATCAGAAAGATCTTTGCACAGCTTGAAAAAGGCGGATACATAACAAAAGCTGAGAAGGGAAGGATAATCTCATCACAGGGAATGTCTCTTCTTGACAAAAAGGCTTCCGAGATTAAGACACAGATAGCTGTAGATATACCTGAGCTTAATAAATATTAA
- a CDS encoding asparagine synthase-related protein: METAVLFSGGKDSSLTNIFLKKILPCEITNYTITFGINSNWKYAEETAKALEFPFKLYEIDKELLEKAVDRIEKDGFANDGITFLHKWVIESFLEDVTVDMIADGTRRDDRSPRLELSDMRRIEDKYDVAYVAPLMGISYRILKPICHALFFIEEGPTDLIKKSDYESEIKDLMRQRGLYPYDFFPKHSQSRVIGYKDRYAF; encoded by the coding sequence ATGGAAACGGCTGTATTATTTTCCGGGGGGAAGGATTCCTCCCTTACCAATATTTTTCTAAAAAAAATACTTCCTTGTGAAATTACAAATTACACGATAACATTTGGCATAAACTCCAACTGGAAATATGCTGAAGAAACTGCAAAGGCACTTGAATTTCCTTTTAAACTTTATGAAATTGATAAGGAATTACTAGAAAAGGCCGTCGATCGAATTGAAAAGGATGGATTTGCAAATGATGGCATTACTTTCCTTCATAAATGGGTTATAGAGTCTTTTTTAGAAGATGTAACTGTCGACATGATAGCGGATGGAACCAGAAGAGATGACAGAAGTCCTAGGTTAGAGCTTTCTGATATGAGGCGCATTGAAGATAAGTATGATGTAGCCTATGTAGCACCTCTTATGGGGATAAGCTACAGAATACTAAAACCAATATGTCATGCACTATTCTTCATAGAGGAAGGACCTACTGATTTGATTAAAAAAAGTGATTATGAATCTGAGATTAAAGACTTGATGAGGCAAAGAGGCCTTTATCCATACGATTTTTTCCCAAAACACTCCCAGAGCAGAGTTATTGGGTATAAAGATCGATACGCATTCTAG
- a CDS encoding DNA-binding protein, which translates to MPDDAEAIKRKKLEELQQQALADEQARQQKVEFELQKQQILRALLSSEARERLTRVKMARKEEGEQIELLLIQLYQQGKITKQVDDAMLKQILERALMSNKKEFKIRRI; encoded by the coding sequence TTGCCGGATGATGCTGAAGCCATAAAGAGGAAGAAGTTAGAAGAACTTCAACAGCAAGCGTTAGCTGATGAACAGGCTAGACAGCAGAAGGTTGAATTTGAGTTACAGAAACAGCAAATATTGCGCGCCCTTCTCTCCTCTGAAGCCAGAGAGAGACTTACTAGGGTGAAGATGGCGAGAAAAGAAGAAGGCGAACAGATAGAGCTTCTACTAATTCAGCTTTACCAGCAAGGAAAAATCACAAAGCAAGTTGACGATGCAATGCTAAAGCAGATCCTCGAAAGAGCTCTTATGAGCAATAAGAAGGAGTTTAAGATTCGAAGGATCTAG
- a CDS encoding 50S ribosomal protein L39e has protein sequence MSRNKGLGKKKRLGKALNQNRRVPVWVWAKTKLKIRSHPKRRNWRRTSLKK, from the coding sequence ATGTCTAGAAACAAAGGACTCGGAAAAAAGAAGAGACTAGGTAAGGCCTTAAATCAAAACAGAAGAGTCCCTGTTTGGGTATGGGCCAAAACTAAACTAAAAATTAGATCACATCCAAAAAGAAGAAATTGGCGAAGAACTTCTCTTAAGAAGTAG
- a CDS encoding translation initiation factor IF-6 — MIRQLKISGNPFIGIFSFTNNNITIVREDIGAHAETLKEALGTELILSTIAATDLAGIYIAGNNNGIILPYVIEDEELQLIEDVGINNCILNTKETAVGNLILSNDKGAIISPMLTNEQKLIEDALGVETTVASIGNHKYVGSVARTNNTGCLVHKEAKEEDISLIKDLLKVDVRMSTLNRGVSYIGACIIVNDKGAVVGETTTGIELSYVEDIMGV, encoded by the coding sequence ATGATAAGACAGTTGAAGATCAGCGGCAATCCGTTTATTGGTATATTCAGTTTTACTAATAACAATATTACTATCGTAAGAGAAGATATTGGAGCTCATGCCGAAACTCTAAAGGAAGCTCTTGGAACTGAATTAATATTAAGTACAATTGCAGCAACTGATCTAGCAGGCATTTATATTGCAGGTAACAATAACGGGATTATACTTCCTTATGTAATTGAGGATGAAGAGCTTCAATTAATAGAGGATGTGGGTATAAATAACTGCATCCTAAATACAAAGGAAACTGCTGTTGGAAACCTTATCCTTTCAAATGATAAAGGTGCGATAATCAGCCCCATGCTGACAAATGAGCAGAAACTGATTGAGGATGCACTCGGCGTTGAAACTACTGTAGCTTCAATAGGAAATCACAAATATGTGGGCAGTGTGGCAAGGACAAATAACACAGGTTGCCTTGTACACAAAGAAGCTAAGGAAGAAGACATTTCTCTTATAAAAGACCTGTTAAAGGTCGATGTAAGAATGTCGACTCTAAACAGAGGGGTATCCTATATTGGGGCTTGTATAATTGTAAATGACAAAGGGGCAGTTGTTGGTGAAACAACAACAGGTATCGAATTAAGTTATGTTGAAGATATAATGGGCGTATGA
- a CDS encoding 50S ribosomal protein L31e, with amino-acid sequence MDNNEERMYVVPLRKVKEAPRQQRAARATRALREFVVKHSKCENVKIDKILNEKLWEKGIESSPSKIKIKIVKGEEGEEEKRDVVTAYLAE; translated from the coding sequence TTGGATAATAATGAAGAGAGAATGTATGTAGTACCCTTAAGGAAAGTAAAAGAAGCCCCAAGACAACAGAGGGCTGCGAGAGCAACAAGAGCCTTGAGAGAGTTTGTTGTAAAGCATTCAAAATGCGAGAATGTGAAGATTGACAAAATCTTAAATGAAAAACTCTGGGAAAAAGGCATTGAGAGTTCTCCTTCAAAAATTAAGATTAAGATAGTAAAGGGCGAAGAAGGAGAAGAAGAAAAGAGAGACGTCGTTACTGCTTATCTTGCGGAGTAA
- a CDS encoding DUF4389 domain-containing protein: MVYCPRCGSENPEGILYCKECNGFIGDDEEKKRMDGNIYSSTKNYPFTFSYTYNESSSRAELFIRIVYVFVLGIIIEAWGIVAGLAQIFQFFYVLVYAKKHPGAFDFMAGFLRFYFNVSAYSYLLTDERPPITSEDTDYPCKITSSFEQDSKRLELLIRIFYGFVLSLIASVWGMVAYLLVFLEWFYMLFTTKKNFGLWEFSVRFINFYMRVSAYISILTDERPPLTGD, encoded by the coding sequence ATGGTATACTGCCCTAGATGTGGTAGCGAGAATCCAGAAGGCATCCTATATTGTAAAGAATGCAACGGATTTATTGGTGACGATGAAGAGAAAAAAAGAATGGATGGAAATATCTACTCATCAACTAAGAATTATCCATTTACGTTTTCATATACATATAACGAATCTTCTTCACGTGCAGAGTTATTTATAAGAATTGTATATGTCTTTGTTCTAGGCATAATTATCGAAGCTTGGGGAATTGTCGCAGGTCTTGCCCAAATATTTCAGTTTTTTTATGTCCTAGTCTACGCAAAAAAACATCCGGGGGCGTTTGATTTTATGGCTGGATTTTTAAGATTCTACTTCAATGTGAGTGCTTATAGCTACCTTCTGACAGATGAAAGACCTCCCATAACTAGTGAAGACACGGATTATCCATGCAAGATTACATCCTCCTTTGAGCAGGACTCAAAAAGATTGGAACTTCTAATAAGAATCTTCTACGGATTTGTCCTATCTCTAATTGCATCTGTATGGGGAATGGTAGCCTATCTCCTAGTATTCTTAGAGTGGTTTTATATGTTGTTTACAACAAAGAAAAACTTTGGCCTGTGGGAATTTTCAGTAAGATTTATTAACTTCTATATGAGAGTTAGCGCATATATTTCAATATTAACAGATGAAAGACCCCCATTAACAGGTGACTAA
- a CDS encoding tetratricopeptide repeat protein — MEDISNCFKCGSKLPEESNYCFKCGFKIKNEQIDSIYSKESSKEDSHYHHKASQKFFISGLSLFRSGEYSKAITNFTKAIELKEDFAEAHYQRGQAYVKESKYEDAINDFTKAIEIDPEFKDAYFQRGNIFFERGSKERAREDYEKIIALDFEIASQLYDRLHSFMESWVANIIRNNKTAPKIETDFVNDS, encoded by the coding sequence TTGGAAGACATTTCTAACTGTTTCAAGTGCGGGTCTAAACTCCCGGAAGAATCTAACTACTGTTTTAAATGCGGATTTAAAATAAAAAATGAACAAATTGACAGCATATATTCGAAAGAGTCTTCAAAAGAAGATTCTCATTACCACCACAAGGCATCACAGAAGTTTTTTATATCCGGACTTTCATTGTTCAGAAGTGGGGAATATTCAAAAGCTATTACTAACTTTACAAAGGCAATTGAATTAAAGGAAGATTTTGCAGAAGCCCACTACCAAAGAGGTCAGGCGTATGTCAAAGAAAGCAAGTATGAAGATGCAATCAATGACTTTACCAAGGCCATAGAGATTGACCCGGAGTTTAAGGACGCCTATTTCCAGAGGGGCAATATCTTTTTTGAGAGAGGATCTAAGGAGAGAGCAAGAGAAGACTATGAAAAGATCATAGCACTTGATTTTGAAATAGCCTCTCAACTATATGATAGATTGCACAGTTTCATGGAGTCTTGGGTGGCTAACATAATCAGGAACAACAAGACTGCCCCTAAAATAGAAACGGATTTTGTTAATGATTCATAA
- the rpl18a gene encoding 50S ribosomal protein L18Ae: MMKTYTVEGIIKLKSSTKHFVKEFNGMKEEDVLEDIYAKYGSIYGCKRKNIEIKSIEEKQGDM; encoded by the coding sequence ATGATGAAAACCTATACAGTTGAAGGTATTATTAAATTAAAAAGTAGCACAAAACATTTTGTTAAAGAGTTTAATGGCATGAAGGAAGAAGATGTTTTAGAAGACATCTATGCCAAATATGGCTCAATTTACGGATGTAAAAGAAAAAACATCGAGATAAAGAGCATAGAAGAAAAACAAGGGGATATGTAA
- a CDS encoding RDD family protein has translation MVFCGKCGKDNPISAKFCENCGATLDEAPVKQQTTYASGNWLSHEHAGFLPRFVAWIIDTIIFGVIAWILSLVGLGTNYGYGSGMGYESGFNLGGIGTVITVLISLAYYVYLDGMQGATIGKKVMKLKVIGTNGAMPIGPGPGVIRWLIKIIPLLNLVAYIWILFDSEKQGLHDKIANTFVVKE, from the coding sequence ATGGTTTTTTGCGGAAAATGTGGAAAAGACAATCCAATCAGCGCAAAGTTTTGCGAAAACTGTGGAGCAACTCTAGATGAAGCCCCAGTAAAACAACAAACTACATACGCTTCTGGAAACTGGCTTTCACATGAGCATGCAGGATTTTTGCCAAGATTTGTAGCATGGATTATTGATACTATAATATTCGGAGTCATTGCATGGATACTAAGCCTTGTAGGACTGGGAACTAATTATGGGTATGGTTCTGGTATGGGCTACGAAAGTGGCTTCAATCTAGGCGGTATTGGAACAGTCATAACTGTATTGATATCTCTAGCATACTACGTATATTTAGATGGTATGCAGGGTGCAACAATAGGTAAAAAAGTGATGAAGCTTAAAGTAATTGGTACCAACGGTGCAATGCCAATAGGTCCAGGCCCTGGAGTTATAAGGTGGTTAATAAAGATTATACCTCTATTAAACTTAGTGGCTTATATATGGATTCTATTTGATTCTGAAAAACAAGGACTCCATGATAAGATTGCCAATACCTTTGTTGTAAAAGAATAA
- a CDS encoding deoxyhypusine synthase produces the protein MKKEELLSKEIEHIDIKSFDSTEMIEAFSKMAFQAKNLARASHIFEKMTEDKECSVILCLAGSIFSAGLKKVVFDMVKHNMVDAIVSTGAIIVDQEFFEALGFKHYQGTPFIDDEMLRQHEIDRIYDTYIDEDELRICDMTIAEIADSLESRPYSSREFIVAMGKYLYEHGAKVNDSVILEAYKKGVPIFVPAFSDCSAGFGLVYHQNERGNKPKVSIDSAKDFLELTKIKIASKDTGLFMIGGGVPKNFAQDVPVAADVLGKEVNMHKYAVQITVADERDGALSGSTLKEAHSWGKVESGNEQMVYAEATVAMPLIVSYAYHKGGWKKRKENRYNDLLK, from the coding sequence ATGAAGAAAGAAGAATTATTGAGTAAGGAAATAGAACATATCGATATTAAAAGTTTTGATTCAACAGAGATGATTGAAGCCTTTTCAAAGATGGCCTTCCAGGCTAAAAATCTTGCAAGAGCCTCACACATATTTGAGAAGATGACAGAAGATAAGGAATGCTCAGTCATATTGTGTCTTGCCGGGTCCATTTTTAGCGCAGGCTTAAAAAAAGTTGTGTTTGACATGGTAAAGCACAACATGGTCGATGCAATTGTATCAACAGGAGCTATAATTGTTGACCAGGAATTCTTTGAGGCTTTAGGATTTAAGCACTACCAGGGGACACCTTTCATTGACGATGAAATGCTCAGGCAGCATGAAATAGATAGGATTTATGATACTTATATCGATGAAGATGAGCTAAGAATCTGTGATATGACAATCGCTGAAATAGCAGATTCTCTTGAGTCAAGGCCATATTCCTCTAGAGAGTTCATAGTTGCAATGGGAAAGTACCTTTATGAGCATGGGGCCAAAGTAAACGACTCTGTGATCCTTGAAGCATACAAGAAGGGGGTTCCTATATTTGTTCCAGCATTTTCAGATTGCAGTGCTGGATTTGGACTTGTATACCACCAGAACGAGAGGGGAAATAAACCAAAGGTTTCAATTGACAGTGCAAAGGATTTCCTAGAACTTACAAAGATTAAGATTGCTTCAAAAGATACCGGTCTTTTCATGATAGGCGGAGGAGTTCCAAAAAACTTTGCTCAAGATGTTCCTGTTGCTGCAGATGTTCTTGGAAAGGAAGTTAACATGCACAAATACGCCGTCCAGATAACAGTAGCTGATGAGAGGGATGGTGCATTATCAGGCTCGACTCTAAAGGAGGCTCACTCTTGGGGAAAAGTTGAGAGCGGCAACGAACAGATGGTCTATGCAGAAGCCACAGTTGCTATGCCTTTAATTGTTAGCTACGCTTACCATAAAGGCGGATGGAAGAAGAGAAAGGAAAACAGATACAACGATCTTCTAAAATAA
- a CDS encoding chloride channel protein yields MQIKNLHYLKEWAELNAIAIVLGIFGALGAIIFAKMIDYSKYFFETIFQRGFFEALSIIFIPAIGGLIVGPTIYKYCKESKGHGIPEVMYAINAKGSIIRKRVAFFKTIVSAITIGSGGSAGREGPIAQIGASIGSAFGQFFKFDERKTRILVVCGLSSGLSAAFNTPLGGAIFGFELILSSFSPLSVIPIALASVISVSFSRAFLGQEAMIHAIPFAFNPSEVPFYMLLGVVTGVASYVFIKIFYLIEDSFEKAKIPFYYKPAIGGLLTGLIGFSFVQYGVLGGGFEGINAALSGRIGLSLLLLLFIAKMLATSFTLGSGASGGLFSPSLYLGSMIGGAMGLIFVHIAPNTVSYPEAYALIGMGAFFASVAKVPLTCIVMIPEMTSDYSIIPAIMLSVMVSYGVSIIFLGRSSIDSIKLDRKLSTVKSFSKDLNDVRASDIMSKEIISMEPDMPLKKFWDYVKKYKKLGFPVIKDGELLGVISNNKVKNIDSKKIPFLKIMDVMSPPYSVFPYDTVPKILSIMDERKCGRVLVLDPVSKQIYGIITKSDLLKAYRIAKDIGDDEDKFKISDGFEREVSTVSHKIYHMIKWPKIKKLFKL; encoded by the coding sequence GTGCAAATTAAAAACTTACATTATCTCAAAGAATGGGCAGAACTTAATGCTATAGCTATAGTTTTAGGTATATTCGGGGCTCTAGGTGCCATCATCTTTGCTAAAATGATAGATTACAGCAAATACTTCTTTGAAACTATATTTCAAAGAGGATTCTTTGAAGCGTTAAGTATTATTTTCATACCTGCGATAGGCGGACTTATAGTTGGACCAACAATATACAAATATTGCAAGGAATCAAAAGGGCATGGCATCCCTGAAGTCATGTACGCTATAAATGCCAAAGGGAGCATTATCAGAAAAAGGGTCGCATTCTTTAAGACAATAGTTTCTGCAATAACTATTGGAAGCGGTGGGAGCGCAGGGAGAGAAGGCCCAATCGCACAAATTGGAGCCTCGATTGGTTCTGCGTTCGGCCAGTTCTTTAAATTTGATGAGAGGAAAACAAGAATACTTGTTGTGTGTGGGTTATCCTCTGGCCTCTCTGCTGCTTTTAATACCCCTCTAGGCGGTGCAATTTTTGGTTTTGAATTAATTCTTTCTAGCTTCTCACCTCTAAGCGTAATACCGATTGCACTTGCCTCGGTAATTTCAGTGAGTTTTTCTAGGGCGTTTTTAGGCCAAGAGGCGATGATACACGCCATACCTTTTGCATTCAATCCATCAGAAGTGCCATTTTACATGTTGCTTGGAGTTGTAACCGGAGTTGCCTCATACGTATTCATTAAAATATTCTATCTTATAGAAGACAGCTTTGAAAAGGCTAAAATTCCATTTTACTATAAACCGGCCATTGGTGGACTTTTAACAGGTTTGATTGGTTTCTCGTTTGTTCAGTATGGGGTGTTAGGTGGTGGCTTTGAAGGGATAAATGCGGCACTTTCTGGGAGAATCGGACTATCGCTATTACTACTTCTTTTTATAGCAAAGATGCTTGCAACTTCATTCACCTTGGGCTCAGGTGCTTCAGGCGGATTATTTTCACCTTCTCTATACTTAGGGTCAATGATTGGAGGTGCGATGGGGCTAATCTTTGTTCATATTGCACCAAACACAGTAAGCTATCCTGAAGCTTATGCACTTATCGGGATGGGTGCATTTTTTGCAAGCGTTGCAAAGGTCCCCTTGACATGCATAGTCATGATTCCAGAGATGACCTCGGACTATTCAATCATACCTGCTATAATGCTTTCAGTAATGGTGAGCTATGGAGTGTCAATAATTTTCTTGGGAAGATCCTCAATCGACAGTATAAAGCTTGATAGAAAGCTATCAACGGTGAAGTCCTTTTCCAAGGACTTAAACGACGTCCGGGCCAGTGATATAATGTCTAAAGAAATAATTTCGATGGAACCGGACATGCCCCTAAAGAAGTTTTGGGACTATGTCAAGAAATACAAAAAACTAGGATTCCCAGTGATAAAAGATGGGGAGCTACTAGGCGTCATATCCAATAACAAAGTCAAAAATATAGATAGTAAAAAGATACCTTTTCTAAAAATCATGGACGTGATGTCCCCTCCGTACTCTGTATTTCCCTATGACACTGTGCCAAAGATATTGAGTATAATGGACGAAAGAAAATGTGGGAGAGTTCTAGTGCTAGATCCAGTATCAAAACAAATTTATGGTATTATCACAAAATCTGACCTCTTAAAAGCCTACAGAATCGCAAAGGATATAGGAGACGATGAAGATAAATTCAAAATCTCCGATGGATTTGAAAGGGAGGTATCAACTGTTTCTCACAAAATTTATCACATGATTAAATGGCCAAAAATAAAAAAACTATTTAAACTATAG
- a CDS encoding SdpI family protein: MKANDISLGIIFISFIVGAFVYPHAPDMMPTHWNAQGEIDGYMDKFWGLFLLPTLSFGLFALFVFIPKLEPRKKNIEDFKDYYQGIILVTIGFLFYIYVLSILSAFGYRFNMVQMMAPAFAAIFFYMGVALEKIKSNFFIGIRTPWTISDEEVWEKTHKLGGKLFRASGIIALFGAFFEEIAFIVIIAPILAVSVFAVVYSYVEYKKIHKGE; this comes from the coding sequence ATGAAAGCTAACGATATCTCTTTAGGAATAATATTTATTTCCTTTATTGTCGGTGCATTTGTTTATCCTCATGCACCGGATATGATGCCCACTCACTGGAATGCCCAGGGAGAAATTGACGGTTATATGGACAAATTTTGGGGGCTGTTTTTATTGCCTACGTTATCCTTTGGTCTATTTGCCCTCTTTGTCTTTATCCCAAAGCTTGAACCAAGGAAAAAAAATATAGAGGATTTTAAGGATTATTATCAGGGGATAATTTTAGTAACAATAGGATTTCTTTTTTATATATACGTTCTATCAATACTATCGGCATTTGGGTACAGGTTTAATATGGTCCAGATGATGGCGCCGGCCTTTGCAGCCATATTTTTTTATATGGGTGTTGCTTTGGAAAAAATAAAGAGCAACTTCTTTATCGGAATCAGGACCCCATGGACAATTAGCGATGAAGAAGTATGGGAAAAGACCCACAAGCTCGGCGGAAAGCTTTTCAGAGCATCAGGAATCATAGCCCTTTTTGGAGCATTCTTCGAAGAAATTGCATTTATCGTGATTATAGCTCCAATCTTAGCTGTGTCCGTCTTTGCTGTTGTATACTCATATGTTGAATACAAAAAGATCCATAAAGGTGAATAA
- the pfdA gene encoding prefoldin subunit alpha: MTGEEEAIRKLSSELNYLNEQSKILSNNLSLLSSHRNELALSKITLEGLKGTKEGNEILIPIGAGNFVKGIISDVNTVITTLARDVTIEKSIDETISKLDETLKEVEKNLGQNEATLQNISARMNEIEMQAEEILQKKQ; encoded by the coding sequence ATGACAGGCGAGGAAGAAGCCATAAGGAAGCTTAGTTCAGAACTGAACTACCTAAATGAGCAGTCAAAAATACTCTCAAATAACCTGTCTTTGCTATCTTCCCACAGAAACGAGCTTGCTCTTTCAAAGATAACACTTGAAGGCCTAAAGGGCACAAAGGAAGGGAATGAAATCCTTATACCAATAGGCGCAGGGAACTTTGTAAAGGGAATAATAAGCGATGTTAATACTGTTATAACTACCCTAGCAAGAGATGTCACCATTGAAAAGAGCATTGATGAAACTATTTCAAAACTTGATGAAACGCTAAAAGAAGTCGAAAAAAACTTAGGCCAAAATGAGGCAACACTTCAAAACATCAGCGCTAGAATGAATGAAATAGAAATGCAGGCCGAAGAGATACTTCAGAAAAAACAATAA
- a CDS encoding PrsW family glutamic-type intramembrane protease — MDPITLLAIAFAPGLLWVWFFYKKDKFEPEPKKIIIVTFILGIVSTIPAGILNTLLLPFSIDQAGILLLFFAAFFVIGPVEEISKYLAMRIYALKSKEFDEPVDAMIYSVTAALGFATFENFLYISQFGPSLILMRAITGCLGHAGFSGIVGYYVGKAKFTSPKNNNVVFKGLAIAAFSHGLFNFVLFTQTVLALLFVPLLIVLVYFLTKRLGEMSSASPFKPSEKYNFKCPKCKKNVLSSSNFCAECGYKFNR, encoded by the coding sequence ATGGATCCGATAACACTGCTTGCAATTGCGTTTGCCCCAGGTTTGCTGTGGGTGTGGTTCTTCTATAAGAAGGACAAGTTTGAACCTGAACCAAAAAAAATAATAATAGTAACTTTTATTCTTGGAATAGTTTCAACAATACCTGCAGGCATACTAAACACGTTACTGCTGCCATTTTCTATTGATCAAGCAGGGATTCTTTTGCTCTTCTTTGCGGCTTTTTTTGTAATAGGGCCAGTAGAGGAAATATCAAAATACTTAGCCATGAGGATCTATGCATTAAAGTCAAAAGAATTTGATGAGCCTGTTGATGCGATGATTTATTCTGTTACGGCCGCTTTGGGATTTGCAACTTTTGAAAATTTTTTATACATATCCCAGTTTGGCCCTTCACTTATACTTATGAGGGCGATAACAGGCTGCCTTGGTCATGCAGGATTTTCAGGTATAGTTGGATATTATGTGGGAAAGGCAAAGTTTACTTCGCCTAAAAATAATAATGTTGTCTTTAAAGGTCTTGCAATAGCGGCATTCTCACATGGGCTTTTCAATTTTGTTCTATTCACACAGACAGTACTTGCGCTCTTATTCGTGCCACTCTTAATTGTTCTAGTATATTTCTTAACAAAAAGATTGGGCGAGATGTCCTCTGCATCACCGTTTAAGCCTTCTGAGAAATATAATTTCAAGTGCCCTAAATGCAAAAAAAATGTGCTGTCTTCCTCAAACTTCTGCGCAGAATGCGGCTATAAGTTCAATAGGTAA